A portion of the Microlunatus phosphovorus NM-1 genome contains these proteins:
- a CDS encoding phosphotransferase enzyme family protein → MTPCDVLARVTRVGEEDAGLELQRAQRLAEAGCPVGAVDPRVDPLVYVRDGYAVTLWAYYELATPTALPEDYARALTRLHAGMRTVDLPSPRFTDRIAEAHHVAANPALSPELAGTDRELLAGRLADLRRRVDLPGATQQLLHGEPHPGNVLGTKQGSVFIDFETICRGPVEFDLAHVPEAVCEHYPAINQELLNACRQLVLAMVAAWRWRVGDEFPNRRRWGQELLRSLREGPPWPTLDALSNQLEGP, encoded by the coding sequence GTGACGCCGTGCGACGTCCTCGCCCGGGTCACCCGCGTCGGCGAGGAGGACGCAGGTCTTGAGTTGCAGCGTGCACAACGACTCGCGGAGGCCGGATGCCCAGTCGGTGCCGTGGATCCGCGTGTGGATCCGCTGGTGTATGTGCGGGATGGTTACGCGGTGACGCTCTGGGCGTACTACGAGCTTGCGACGCCCACCGCGTTGCCCGAGGACTACGCCCGGGCGCTGACGCGCTTGCACGCCGGCATGCGGACAGTAGATCTGCCCAGCCCGCGGTTCACAGATCGGATCGCGGAGGCGCACCACGTTGCGGCGAATCCCGCCCTGTCCCCAGAACTTGCCGGCACAGATCGCGAGCTCCTCGCCGGCCGGCTTGCCGACCTGCGGCGGAGGGTCGACCTGCCGGGTGCAACCCAGCAATTGCTTCACGGCGAGCCGCATCCCGGCAACGTGCTCGGCACGAAACAGGGCTCGGTCTTCATCGACTTCGAGACGATCTGCCGCGGACCGGTCGAGTTCGACCTCGCCCATGTTCCCGAGGCTGTCTGTGAGCACTACCCCGCCATCAACCAGGAGCTCCTGAACGCGTGCCGACAGCTCGTCCTTGCGATGGTCGCAGCCTGGCGTTGGAGGGTCGGCGACGAGTTCCCGAATCGACGGCGATGGGGGCAGGAGTTGCTGCGATCACTACGCGAGGGGCCTCCCTGGCCAACCCTCGACGCCTTGAGCAACCAACTCGAGGGCCCGTAA